The genomic interval TCTTAAAGAGACAAATGTTGAGCACCCGCCTTCCCAGCGATACGGTAGCGGCACCTCGCAATCTGAAATCGACCGACGGCTGACCCAAAATACACCAGGACTTTCTGTGCGATCACTTGTTCCCATCGGTGCTAATAGGCTATCGCTCCCGTTGATCTCCCCGCGCACCAGCTGTGGCACCACCAGTGCTTTGTCGAGAGGGCGAACCCCCGGTCCAAGAATATCGGGAAAGTGTTCTAAGCAGCGCACTTAAAACTGCAAGCACAAGCAATGGACCGAGTACCCTCTTCACTATCCGTTTGCGACGGAAACTCGGCCTGGAGGAGCCAGCTGTGTGCACGCCATCAGTGAACACGAGGCTCGATTCTTCAAGGGAGGAAAGGGCATCGttgccttctttttccccgACATCCAAATGGATGACTGGTTTAGCGGCAGCAGGCACCGGCAATTTCTCAGAAGTTTGAGAAGCCGGCCCAAGGGCAGCCTTCATCGTGGAGGCGCTTGGTTCTGTCCCTGTACCAGATTGCTCTGAGGCCACGCCTTTTCCAGCGTCAAACGGAGGCTCCCCATTGCTACCAACTGCTGACCCGCCAACGGGGATCGCCATCACGTCAACATACGATCCACGCTGACTTAGCAACAGTGTCACtatgaagacgaggaagacagtgGTATGTGCAGTACCCGGAAGGGGGGGAATCGGAGACGACCTAGCGTGCCCCAAACTGACCCTGGCAAGCTGTGCTCCCATCGTCATCATACAATAATGCAGGCGTTCATTGCCAGAGAAACACAAATAACAAGCGGTAGTCCCCGGAGAGGCGTCCTCATGTGCACAATACTCCTTAAGTTTCACCTGACACAACGAATGGAAATGGAAGTTGCAAATCAAGACAGCGTTGCCGGGACTTAACCAAATCTTACGTCCCAAACTCGCATGCATCAGAAACACTCATGCTTGCCACGCCTTTGTTTTTGTAACATGCTATGTTCTTTAGCAGAAAAATAGTGGTGGATTGTCATGAAGTGTTCAGACGCCGAGGCTGTTTCGCCTCCCCAGCCAGTGCTTCAGTTGTGAAATCCGGCACGCATCCCCGTATCAGTGACCATATTGGCCGTGTCGACGTAGCGACTGCTAGCGGTACTCTGAGCGACCAGGTAGGAAAAACAATATCACGTCATGGCAGGATTGGGCGGAGGCCATCTGCTGCCAACTGTTCAAGACAAATACACACACGGATGCATTCTTGTCCGTCCCGCAATCAATGACGAtcgtcgtttctgtctcgcaaGACTACCACGCAGCCTGACGCACAGTGCCTACGAGAGAACAAAGTGGTAATTAACTGAGTtctcagagaaaagaagactcGTCTCACCGAGAACGCCGAGCCGCTATCCTCGTACGTTTCCATGGAGTGGGGCTTTGCGACGGTAGTCGCCATACGCCCAGACCGCTCTTTTAGAGCAACCCCTCAGGTTTTACGAACAGTATCACCGAGAGCATTACAGCCTCACCTCGGTTTTTACGAGCCGTTTATCCGGCAGCACGACCGAAGCGCGGCCGATGTGCTGGCATCTGGCCTTGTCTCGCGTAAAATCGCATTCGGAATTGGGCCGGGTAACAACGTGACAAAAGTATTATAACacgaacacagaaaaactaGCCACAACCATTTGGCTTTCAGCAAGCTAGCATTGCTCATGGCTATCGATCTTTCAACTTCCAGAGCACCGCCCGAGTAGGTGGCGTTCGTAGAGCCTTCACCGGCAAGACTCCccctttgctctctctccgtctatACCACGTACGCCGGTGAAGCACTTGGGATTGGTTTCACATCAAACATACGGACACGGTACCCAATATGTATCATTAACGTGGTTGCGTCCAATAATTGCCCCGAAAATTTCATGGCATTCCTCGCGTTGGAACCCACAAACACTCGATCCCCCCGTAGGCGCCTTGTCCCCTGTGAGGTTGCAGTGTGTGCAGGAAGTCACGCAGGAGAACGCCACTCCCACTGATAGTACAACCATCCAGTTATCGGAGTTCCTGTCTGGCTTACTTTGCCAACAGCAATGTATCTCAAGAGGCTGTCAGATGCCGTACCCATTTGACTGTGGAAAAGTTCTAATTGCTATGGGCCAACAAACAGAACCGGTCCGCAGGTTCGTAACAAACTGAGGGACGTTTCCGGACACTTCAAGaccttgcttcctctcctagGACGCCCACCTGGATCTTGCTCGGACGCAAACTGAAAGGTCAGCGTCGTTCCTACCCGCACTAGCATAGGAGTGTTTGTGTTCATTCTAATCAGCCAGTCGAACTGGGACTTCTGTGTTGGCCAAGTCCGGTGGAAACTGCGCTTCTGGCACCAGCCATCAGGGCCGGCTTTCTGGACACGCTCTTTCGTTTGCCGATTTACTAATATTCAGCCGCTTGTGCTCGTTTCATGACGTGGCTACGTTCAGGTGTAAACATCACTGCGCAACTACAGTGCGCAACTACAGTGCACAACTACACTGCGGCTGCGTTACAGACGACTCCACACCAACGGTCTTGCCACCAAGTACGACGCGCCCCATTCATTTGCCGTTCGAGTCATACTGCTGAGACATCAATCATCCAGCGTAGAGTGAAATGAAAAGTGATGATCCGTGCTGCTCGACTCCGACGCTTACAAACTCAGCTGGCGTGCCCGTGGATATCGGTGCTTGTCGCTAGGGTCCTTCCCCGTCTGTAACCCATATGAAACCCCGCTTGACACGGAACGCCTCTTTCTGAGTTTGGCAGAACGTTGATTCCATCGAAAGTTACAATACAGCATGTAGCATATGTAATTTCCGTTGCACTTGGAAAGGGAAATGCATGTACCTTTAACAAAATGAAGGAGACTCAGGCGAAATCGGAGTGAAACGCACACATGCCCTGCAATTCtattgcatgcagcgagccAGGCGTTGGTGGACAGATGCAGCGAGActtcgaaaaaaaacgctAAGAAAGCGCAACGCGATTTGCCGGCAACTTCTCTGGCGTTTTTCCTTGCACACTTGCCCCATGAGAAATAACTGGTCCTCTGTAGTCACTTCTCATCTGCAGCTACATTCTTGAAGCCTCCTTCGTCACTGCTGCCGAGGGCCTCCTCTCGCGTGTCTGACTGGCTCCCGCAGCCCAAGAGTCGGATACCGTGGATGGCCTTCCGACCGTGATCTGCCGTTGATACACACTTGTTGGTGGGAGTATTGTAACCGCCTTTATCGTGTCTTCGAAGCAGTGAATGACTCATTCTTTTTGAGTAACCCATCCGCCTCCAACACCGAGTCAGGGTGCCCCCGCTGTGTTGGGTGTCGCAGTCCCCCCGTCAGCCCCATCATCGAGAGTTTGCCATGACGGCGCTCTGCGAAAACATCCCCTTCTCTGATTTGTTGACTTGAATATTCGGAATGTTCGATATCCACTCTTACCTTCTATCTTGTGGAGCTTTGCTCCCCTTTCCGTGAGCCCCCTGTCTCTCACTGCCTTGTGTCCCGTGTCTCAAttcagaagcagagacaccatAAAGTTCGCCGTGGCGTAGGGGCGCCTGCCGACCGAGCGAGGCCTGTTCCCTTTCGATTCAtgactttcttttctgccttctaGACAGAACTCTGGTGATTTCGTAACTACTCTTTCAAAATGCGTCGCCTGGTGCCGTGTCGCGGTTGCGCGTCTTACGGGAATCATCCCACATCTTTTGGACGTCGTCTGTTGCCCTCCTTGCCTACACAGTGCTTCGCTGTGGGTTCTTCTCCAGCACCCCCGCTGAGGGACCACCAGCGGACTGTatcctgtctctgccgttCGCCCACGGTATGGTCAGACGAGGACTCAACAGGGCCTGGTTTCTCGGTCTCTCAGATTGGCAAGAAGGTGAGGCTGCCGATTCAGGCgtcacctgtctcctccggctTCCCCGTCCTCTCTCCCGTGGCCGCTAATGGGGGGTCTCAATCCCCTCGGGCTTCCAAACACTGCGtcgcgcgcgtctcttgGCGAtttgtttcctcctcttctcaccGGCGACACGGGCTGTCGGCAAGCGAAGCCGCGACCCCCGTGTCGTCGGGGTCACAAGCTGCTAagccttccccttcttcggaTCCTTTGTTTCCATCCCTATCTTCTCCGTCGTACGTCCCCTGTGCATCCAGCTGGATGCCCTCATTCGCAGTTCGTCCACGTCCTGagttctctccgcttccagGAATGAACTCGTCAGTGCTTCCTacctctcctctgcctccgcctgtttccagttcctctccgtctccattATTCACCTCTTCGTCACCATCGGCCGCGTATTCCGGTCCTTCATTCCCGTCATCTCCTGCACATGCAGTtcattcttcctcttcctccgccgCTTCTCCCCGGCCTCCGCCTTCTCATCTCGTGGTGCCTGTTGCTTCCATGTCCGCACAGCATGCATCTGGCCCTCCCCCGCCTCCGGTCTTTCCATGTCCGCCGCCTGTCCCCCACTTTCCGCCCTCTGCGTCTCACGCTGCTTCTGTCGGCCCTGAGGCAGGACAGCACCCGCAGGCCACGACAGTTTCGAGAGGCACTCCCTCTCGTGCGATCCTCTCTCCACCAGTGCATACTACTCGTGTTGGCTCACCGTGGTCGCCCGCAGGTGGTAGCCGTCCTTCCTTGCgtcctacgcctcctccccCCACTCACCCTGTGGCCCCTTCCCTCCCTTTCTACAGCTACAGGTACCATCCTCCACCTGAGTATGACGAGCCCACTTCTGAAGCGAGTACTTGCTTCCATACGTCTTTGGAAAGCAACGGGTCACTCTATCTTTCTGGTACATCGTCAACGCATCTACTCTCTGGGTCGTCGTCGCAGCACGCCGCTGAGGAGCTACACATTCAGCGCATTCACCGAGACGTGTCGGgcaggtctctctctgctccggTGCTAGTGGGTCACCTATACTCGCTCGCTTCCTGTGCGGTCAAGTACACGTTGATCGCGTCGCCTCCGGCCTCCTCGTCGTTCTTCATTCCTTCGAACTCGCTGTTCGCCCGCCACGCCCCTCCGCCTTCATCTGTGGCCGCCCACGAAGCTCCTTCCTCCCTTATCTCGACCGCAGGGCTCGTTGCGGGAGCCCTGTGTGGTCGCATTCCAGAGCTGGAAGTCACCGATGTGCCGCCTTTGCTGGACGGCatctctgtgcttcttctccttcaccaACAACAGATccagaaagggagacgcaAGAAACTGGAGGCACTCGTGGCGGCAAGACCCGACACCGCATCTCCAGACTTGCCAGGCGACAAACGAGCCGAGGGAGCCTTAGAACCCCCTGCAGGTGGAGTCTCGCGGGGAATGGAGCGTGGCGGAACGACTGACGAAGCCCACGATGCTGCTGCTGGTCTTCAGCTACGGTTAGTGGCAAAAGTGCTTCTGGACAGACTTGAAGAGCTGCTACATCTTCTGAGAATTGATGAGGTAAGCCATTTCCCGAAGGCGGAAATATTGTCGTACGTTTATTCGCGTCATCGAAGGTGGGTCCTTGCCTGTGAGGTGGCCTCTGTCCTGACTACTCTGTAGCAGTCGGTCTTTCACGAATGTTGCGTTTCCTATTGTGTGCTCCGTGGACGAGAAAAGGATGATCTCGGGTGACATATCGCGGTCGAGAATAGGTTGAGCACTGCAAATCGGCGCTTCTTCAGAACGTGCTCGCTGAATCTGTCGGTTTGGCATTTTTCGCCAGAATCTTGGTGCAGTGTTATTTTCCCGTGTGTATTTATTCTCTTGTTCCCTTCAGGTGTCGCGAGCAGCTTGGCAAGCCGCATGCGTTCTTCCCCCTTCCGTCGTCtccccgtttttcttctACGCAGTAGACCTTCGTATGGGGGACGCAGTGTGTCTCCTTGCTTCAGAAGGCCTGAACAATCCCGAGCTTTTTGACCAGCTCCTCCATATCCGGTCGGCGAAATGGCAGGCCAGTGGCAGACTTCCCGGGAATACATCAGCTGGAACAGGGGGTGAAGACGAGCTTAGCGAAGCACATGGACGACTTGCCTATCTGGCTCGCGTTCTTCACCCTTTTGCTGCGAAACCGGTAAGGTAGCAGAGGGAGTTTAGAGGAGGCGGCGGTGCTGGGGTCGGGAATTCCTCGTAGGTAGAAGTCTATGGACTAGCGGAAAGATCGCCCAAGGGTATGAGACTTGAGAAGCAACCGAGGATACGACTTTGTTTTAGCGGTGTCGTTTCTGTCGGCGACAGCCTGATTTGCTCATACCGCGGCGTCGCCCTCCTTGCGCTTGTCTCTTGCTCAGCTGATCAGCAAAGTGTCGTTTCTTCGAAGCGCTCCGATGCTGAAAGTGGTTACACATCTTCTCGAGGACACGAACGGTAAGTCGACGGTAGTTGCGTTATGAGTCGTCGATACCTACACTGTTTTTGCAGTTTGTTGCTATTGCTTGAATCGACCATTGAATGCGTCGGTGATGCGAGCACTGGAACAGCCAGTTGACCCCACGAGTCTTCATCGAAGGAGTGGTTGTGGCCACTTAAACGTAACGGACAACAAGTTTCTCGTGTCTCGTGTACGGAAAGCGCAGGTGTCTCGTTTGTTCCATGGATTAAACGAAAGCTACGGGGAAAGGCTTCACgggtttctctgtctgcgtaTGGTTGTCGTTTCTGGTTCACAGAAACAGATCCGGACACGCTTGTCCGACTGCTCCATCTTTTTGGCAACTCTGTCCGTAAGTCACCGCTTCAGACAAGAAACACGTGGATGCGCAGAGAGTGCGAAGTAGGGGAAACGAAAACAGTTTCTGCCACTCTGTTTCGACGCACATGCATCCGCAGAGCCATGAGTTCAGAATAAATTTCTCGACTGAAACTGGGCGACAGACATTCGTGTTTCCTGTCACGGTGAGTGTTTCCGTACATGTATCACTCTGCGTTCAGGGGATCGTGTGCAACTGACAGCATACTCACCCCGTCCTGCTGTTTGTGTGTCACTGTGCTTTCCGCAATCTCTCAGAGGCGCGACGGTTGACCAAGTTGATCTTGTCACGATTGAACGTCGAGGGAGATGCCACTCTTCCAGACTCAGGTCAGTTTGCTTTTGTCTCTAGTCCCTGGCTCGGATGCCACAGGTACCAGCACATCGCGATAGTGGCATAAAGACAGCGacacttctctctcctcacaaAATCACTGATCCTGCGTCCCTTTGCCATATAAGAACGATCCGTCAAGGTGGGTCTTTTGGACTCTGTTATAAGCCCTGTAGGTGCGGCGAGGGTCTCCTTGTTTAcggtctgcatgcgacgcctGAAGTCGGCCCATAACGGGTGATGCTCTGATAATTTTTTTCGGTGGTTGAGTGGGTCTGATATGCGTGTTCGTTGATTCCTCTGTCACATATCTTGCTTCCAGAGGATCTTTTTTATGGCGTCGAAACAAGGGACAAAGCAGCTCGACTGGcggttctctgtttttggCTTTGCTGCAAAGTGTACTTTATTCATCCGACGGAAATTTGTCTCTGGTGCTGGTTTTCCCGTGTGACAATGTGCCCTTTGCCCAGTCCTCGTCGATGTCTCCATCGCCGCTGGAGCAGGCGAACTGCCACACCAGCTGACGTCAGCATGCGTGCGGAGACTTCTCGCCCGAGCTTCGCAGGGAATGCATACCCATGCCCTCGCGGAAAGCGTGCTTGCCCTGGCAGGTACTGGAATGCTCAAGTGGAGACATATTATCGTACTTTATATGAGTGTGCACGTGTCTGTTGTGACAGCCGCATTTGCAAGTAGAAAAACActtatatgcatgtatatatacgtatatatgcatgcagcctcACTGGACATTCTCATGTTGGTTTACGTTGAAGTATGAGTACGTGGCCGGGCTTAGACACACAGGCTGGCGTAGGTGTTGCTGCCTAACAATTCGTTTGGTTGTTGAATCTCACCCTTGTGTGGCAGAAAGATTGGCGTttcgtctcgtttcttgGTGTCGTCCCTGATGAACTCCGAAGAAGCGTCGCATCGTGGTGTGGACCAAGGATTGTATGCGTCAACTTGTGATGCCGTTCCTCGTAGGACACTTGACTCTCGAGCAGCTTTTTGATCTGGCTGCCCCCCTTCAAGAGCGTGCCGAATTTTTGAGCGCGCGGCAGCAAGcggcgcttctccttctttaCGCACAGGCGTGCGTCGCAGCAACAGATCTTATTCGAGTTCTTGAGACTGTAAGGGTACCCTTCACTGCTCCCGCTTACTCATTCGTTTGTCGGGATTTGCTCCCTGCGTTGCCATGGCAAGCCCCCCGTTACGatttgttctcttcttgagTCCTCTGTTGTAAGGAGTGTGCTGAGGGCTTTCTGAGCGTACCGGCTGCTCCATGATTGTTCATATTTATCATGTACAGATAATTAACGGTTTTGTTCCTGCTTatttcctctgcctctttctgtgCAGCATTTACTTGCATCTATGGACACCCTCCCCGTGGACCTCTTCGCCCGGACAGCCCTTGCCTTCTCCATGAGCACATCAGTCTCCCTCCTGACTGTGAACAAAATCGCGCAGACTCTTCAGGGCCACGCTCTCGCCAATACGATATCCCCAGAAAGGGTCAGCTAATTTCTCCTTTGCTGTTTTCCATGCTTCTGCACACGCACATTCTAATACAAGCCTGCACATCACAATGTGTCTACGTACATGAACGTGTAGGTAAATAGAGAGAGCAAGATACACAGATACACTAAACTCATTTGAAGCGATATGAACTGCCCGTTCGCAGAGAGTGAAAATGCGATTACCTGTCTAGCCATAATCATATCAGTGTTGTGGTGTCCTGCTGTGCGTTTCAATACAAAACCTTCCAACTTGTATGGCAATAGCATCTGTCTCGCTGGAACGTGCTCGTCACCGCAGTCGGTAATATGTCTTCGTGTGATGTCGGAACTCGTTGATGACCACTTGTATGCTTCTACATACTGCGCACACTCCAGTTTCAGTTCTTATATTTGTGATGTGAGACAGTGCTTTGCAGCGTTCTACCTTCTTTGTCCATTATGTTGGTCGTCAAATAATTCCTAGAAAAACTATCAAAATATATCTGCCAACGACTCAGGCTATTGTCCGTTGTTTCGCAAAGCAACTGTTGGAGCGTGACATGTTTCGTCACTCTCCCCTGTCCCGGTGTTCCTTCGCAGCTCGTCGATGTGACGCTGGCTTTGGCAGTGGCTGGACTCCAAAACCTCCGCTGCTGGGAAGCTTTTGGAGTTGCAACCCGCATTGCCGACTTTAGCTGGAAGTCGCTGCCGATCCTTGCATGGATTTTTGCCATGACGGACTATCGAGAAATATCGGCGTGGCAGTCCATCGCCCTTCTGTGAGCATTGGTTTCCGACTAAGAAtcggaagaggaaaacggagctCAGACTGGTGAACGACGCTTCGTGTTCATCTCATCTGGGGTACTGGGTGGTGCTATTTTTATTGATAGCAAGTAGCCATTGGTCAGTGTCGGTATTGTGTCTGTTAGATGTTATGCAGAGTGACTAGTCTGCAAACTTTGCGTCCAGTGCGATGCTGTGTCGCTTAACCCCGCGCGCCAATCTTCGAAGGGAACGGGCATCATACCCAATATTTGCAACGGTGAATGTCTGTGTAGATGAAAGGGGGCGCTAGATTGTCGCGCCAGGTGCATCCGTACTGGGTATCTGTATATTATTTCTTATTTCACAGTTCATACGaactgtgtgtgtatgtgagCAATGCACCGAATTCGGAAGAGGTGCTCTGCATTTTCCACGTTTATGTTTCCTCTGTAGCACTGAGACTACACCGGTCTGTCATATCTCGAGAGGCGGTTCCTTCTTCGTGTATAGACTCCGCGGTCTCCAGGGACGTCATCAATTGTTCGCGACCATGCCGAAAAGGAGACCGCAACCATGCGTTGACATGTTATGTAGAGAAAAGCattgtctgcgtcttcgctcgTCTGCTCGGGGCCCGCACGTTTTCACCTtatttttctccgtttcgctgCCAGCGGAATCCCCCATCTAGAGGTAAATCCGCATTAAGTCTTCCTGATGTCGTTCGCGGCGACAAATTTGTAAGCAGAGCCGCCTCCACGATCAACGCCTTTACTTGTGCGTTTTCCTCAGAATTCCTCAATTCGCGACGGATTTGTCAATGGTTCAGCGGAGCCAGCTGTACGAGGCGTTCACGGCTGCTCGTTTGATTGGTTTCTTCAATGTTCAAGAACAAGTTCCAGAGCTGACCTCTCGGCTGTCAAGCTGGCGGCGATATTGGATTCGCTTACGCGGTCACTCGACGTCAGGCTCCAGAGGCGCAGGGCGAGTTCCCGCTAGCAAGGAGAGCGCCGACggggacgaagacgagaagaagcaaaacgaACCGCTAATGAGTCCTGTGCCGTACGATGCTATTTTCTACGTTGCGAGAATTCAGTGTTTTCAAGGCCGGGAAACAGAGCTCTATACGATTCCTTTTCTTGTACCCAAGTACAATCTTATTTTCGAGCCTCTTGATGCAACGCCGATACACCAGGTAAGAGTTCGCGTAGGACAGCTGGATGAAAGATGTCACATCATGGGAATCGGCAGTAAACCTCATTCTGCGCCTTTTGCTATTCGGTTTGTCTCTGACGCTTACGTTGTCCAGTGGTCAGAGACTGTGGTCTGCTTTAAGTGATGCCTCGGGCTCCTGCATGTTCTACTTCTAGGAATCTACCAGAATTTGATGTAGCGGAAACCTTTCAATAGGAACGCATGGTTGCTCAAACAGGCAAGCGCGTCAAAGTGCACGTACGTGTCCGAAAGCAGGCATTTCGGCTCAGCGAATTGCCGGGATTTGCAGGGCTTTGGAGCCCACCTGCCGGGTGGCTTCGATAGAAGATTATTTGGCACATGTCCTTGTTGTATTCAGGGAACGGGTATGAAATTGGGCGAGGTGGCGCTGCGCCACCGAGTTTGGTCCGTAATGGGGTTCAATATTTTGACGGTAATGCACTCGGAATTCCATCAGTTCTTTGAGACCCCTTCCAAGCGTAAAGATCGTCaaggaggggaggaagacaAACCCGATGATGAAGGAGCGCAAAAGCCCTCCGAACTGCAGATGGTTCTTGAAGACGGACGAAAGTTCAACGTAGGGGCCGCAGCGAATTTCCTGACGTCGCGAATCGAAAATGTCGCTCGTCAGGCCTCAACTCTGGATAGCTGGTTGAGTGTACTGAAAGGAGGCCCGCAGCCGCAGGCTCAAACAACTTTGCCTACTCCTGCCTGTAATTTCTCCTCCACATCGCTGTAAAAACGTCCTCTACAGAATGCCATGTTGCGATGCTATGGCAGTGACCACACCCAGAAAAGAACTGTAACACATGAGTGAAATGGTGAATCATGTTATCTGTGCGTGTGCGTTTTGCAATTGTGTAACTGACATGGAAATAATGGAAACGCAGGATATGGACGTGGGTGTGTGCTACCGCACAGGAAGGCACAATAACACCGAGGATGTCTCCGCACCGGCAGGGAGCCTCCAAATATTGAGTGGCAAGGAACCTCTGTGAAGGCGCCGCCTCCACTGACCATGCATGTGCCGAATACTGACGCTGTGCTCACTGCGTGGTATATTTAGTTCGTCGGCACTTGACACATCATCATGGCGAAGCATGTTTGGTTCCCGGTCTAATTCCACCTGCCGCTATGATGCCTGTGGTTCCGTAGTTTAGGACTGAGCTGATGCCAGTTCTTTCGGTGAACACGCCGGAAAAGCTACAGATGGCTCTTGTATAAAAGTAACCGCCCCAGAGTGAAACGGAACCATAAAGCATCTGAGAGTGTCTTCAGCACTTACTCCACAGTCATGCAGTTTTTGTGGTGAATGCTGATCGTCATACTGTCAAACTAAGAGACTCCCAAGAACTGAAGGATACTTATTTGAGCAGCTCTCATATAGTAGAGAGTTAAGTATGGTGGACTCAGTCTTGCGCTCGAGAATGTTCGAAAGCTGCCTTTAGTATTTTCAACTGGAGTGAGCGACTCGGTGGACAAACTGTTGGGGGCACCTGCCGTGTGGACGACTGCGATCCCCACTGTTATT from Toxoplasma gondii ME49 chromosome VIIa, whole genome shotgun sequence carries:
- a CDS encoding hypothetical protein (encoded by transcript TGME49_203730), coding for MRRLVPCRGCASYGNHPTSFGRRLLPSLPTQCFAVGSSPAPPLRDHQRTVSCLCRSPTVWSDEDSTGPGFSVSQIGKKVRLPIQASPVSSGFPVLSPVAANGGSQSPRASKHCVARVSWRFVSSSSHRRHGLSASEAATPVSSGSQAAKPSPSSDPLFPSLSSPSYVPCASSWMPSFAVRPRPEFSPLPGMNSSVLPTSPLPPPVSSSSPSPLFTSSSPSAAYSGPSFPSSPAHAVHSSSSSAASPRPPPSHLVVPVASMSAQHASGPPPPPVFPCPPPVPHFPPSASHAASVGPEAGQHPQATTVSRGTPSRAILSPPVHTTRVGSPWSPAGGSRPSLRPTPPPPTHPVAPSLPFYSYRYHPPPEYDEPTSEASTCFHTSLESNGSLYLSGTSSTHLLSGSSSQHAAEELHIQRIHRDVSGRSLSAPVLVGHLYSLASCAVKYTLIASPPASSSFFIPSNSLFARHAPPPSSVAAHEAPSSLISTAGLVAGALCGRIPELEVTDVPPLLDGISVLLLLHQQQIQKGRRKKLEALVAARPDTASPDLPGDKRAEGALEPPAGGVSRGMERGGTTDEAHDAAAGLQLRLVAKVLLDRLEELLHLLRIDEVSRAAWQAACVLPPSVVSPFFFYAVDLRMGDAVCLLASEGLNNPELFDQLLHIRSAKWQASGRLPGNTSAGTGGEDELSEAHGRLAYLARVLHPFAAKPLISKVSFLRSAPMLKVVTHLLEDTNETDPDTLVRLLHLFGNSVQARRLTKLILSRLNVEGDATLPDSVLVDVSIAAGAGELPHQLTSACVRRLLARASQGMHTHALAESVLALAGHLTLEQLFDLAAPLQERAEFLSARQQAALLLLYAQACVAATDLIRVLETHLLASMDTLPVDLFARTALAFSMSTSVSLLTVNKIAQTLQGHALANTISPERLVDVTLALAVAGLQNLRCWEAFGVATRIADFSWKSLPILAWIFAMTDYREISAWQSIALLIPQFATDLSMVQRSQLYEAFTAARLIGFFNVQEQVPELTSRLSSWRRYWIRLRGHSTSGSRGAGRVPASKESADGDEDEKKQNEPLMSPVPYDAIFYVARIQCFQGRETELYTIPFLVPKYNLIFEPLDATPIHQGTGMKLGEVALRHRVWSVMGFNILTVMHSEFHQFFETPSKRKDRQGGEEDKPDDEGAQKPSELQMVLEDGRKFNVGAAANFLTSRIENVARQASTLDSWLSVLKGGPQPQAQTTLPTPACNFSSTSL
- a CDS encoding hypothetical protein (encoded by transcript TGME49_203735), which codes for MTWLRSGVNITAQLQCATTVHNYTAAALQTTPHQRSCHQRARRWWTDAARLRKKTLRKRNAICRQLLWRFSLHTCPMRNNWSSVVTSHLQLHS
- a CDS encoding hypothetical protein (encoded by transcript TGME49_203740), with the translated sequence MHASLGRKIWLSPGNAVLICNFHFHSLCQVKLKEYCAHEDASPGTTACYLCFSGNERLHYCMMTMGAQLARVSLGHARSSPIPPLPGTAHTTVFLVFIVTLLLSQRGSYVDVMAIPVGGSAVGSNGEPPFDAGKGVASEQSGTGTEPSASTMKAALGPASQTSEKLPVPAAAKPVIHLDVGEKEGNDALSSLEESSLVFTDGVHTAGSSRPSFRRKRIVKRVLGPLLVLAVLSALLRTLSRYSWTGGSPSRQSTGGATAGARGDQRER